A single region of the Halopiger xanaduensis SH-6 genome encodes:
- a CDS encoding NOB1 family endonuclease yields the protein MYVLDSSAFIHDFHTSEQTATIPLVREELEDESAYRYDAMEGSGMHIHIPNDDTTEKVQRAARESGDLEVLSETDVRLIAASFELDGTLVTDDYAMQNVAEKLNVAVEVIAREGIDEQRHWHWQCQGCGREFDEEKDRCPICGSELARKNPS from the coding sequence ATGTACGTTCTCGACTCCTCGGCTTTTATCCACGACTTTCACACGTCAGAACAGACTGCAACCATCCCCCTCGTCCGCGAAGAACTCGAGGACGAGAGCGCCTATCGCTACGACGCGATGGAGGGCTCGGGGATGCACATCCACATCCCCAACGACGACACCACCGAGAAGGTCCAGCGCGCGGCCCGCGAGTCGGGCGACCTCGAGGTCCTCTCGGAGACCGACGTTCGGCTCATCGCGGCGAGTTTCGAACTCGACGGGACGCTCGTCACGGACGACTACGCGATGCAGAACGTCGCCGAGAAGCTCAACGTCGCCGTCGAAGTGATCGCCCGCGAGGGCATCGACGAACAGCGCCACTGGCACTGGCAGTGTCAGGGCTGCGGCCGCGAGTTCGATGAAGAAAAGGATCGGTGTCCGATCTGCGGCTCGGAGTTAGCGCGGAAGAACCCCTCGTAA
- a CDS encoding PRC-barrel domain-containing protein: protein MSDILAENLSGKSVMGSDGTELGLLYNITMDLKSGELHDLVIEPDEELPTRSVDFNINEDGRFLVPVSRVQAVKDYIVVQR, encoded by the coding sequence ATGAGCGATATACTCGCCGAGAACCTCTCGGGCAAATCCGTCATGGGGTCCGACGGGACGGAGCTCGGGCTGCTCTACAACATCACGATGGATCTGAAATCGGGAGAACTGCACGACCTCGTCATCGAACCGGACGAAGAACTGCCGACCCGCTCGGTTGACTTCAACATCAACGAGGACGGTCGCTTTCTCGTGCCGGTCAGCCGCGTGCAAGCGGTGAAAGACTACATCGTCGTCCAGCGCTAA
- the infB gene encoding translation initiation factor IF-2 — translation MSDTDTDTETNARDPASTSLRTPIVAVLGHVDHGKTSLLDKIRGSAVIEGEAGAITQHIGATAVPLDIISTIAGDLVDPDDFDLPGLLFIDTPGHHSFTTLRSRGGALADIAILVVDVNDGFQPQTLEALDILKRSETPFIVAANKIDTVPGWNENEDSPINDTYESQSDRVRSRLDEQLYEIIGNLSDEGFSADLYWRVQNFQRNVGVVPVSAMTGEGVPDLLAVMMGLSQRYMKEEMEIDVQGPGVGTVLEVKDEKGFGTTIDTVLYDGTIRADDQLVVGGQNEPIVTDVRALLQPRPLAEIRTESRFEKVDEVGAAAGIKVAAPELDEAMAGAPVRVVRNRDLNDVIQEVQAELADIAVDTGEEGVVVKADTLGSLEAMADALDEAEVPIVRAEVGDVAPRDVSVASTADDPKQRVILGFNVDTLSDAERRAEADDVTIFTDEVIYQLIEEYEEFVEEMEQAQQSTILENISRPARFRILPDHTFRQNDPAVVGVEVNSGTVQNNANVVKFEGNEPDRVGQIKGIQEQGEDVDEARAGDRVSVAIDGPTVGRQIEEDDELWIEIPEKHAKILEQELADDIPADELEALNMFLDKQRSRDPFWGK, via the coding sequence ATGTCGGATACGGATACTGATACAGAGACGAACGCGCGCGACCCCGCATCTACGTCCCTTCGAACGCCGATCGTCGCCGTCCTCGGACACGTCGATCACGGCAAGACGAGCCTGCTGGATAAGATCCGCGGCTCGGCGGTAATCGAGGGCGAAGCGGGCGCAATTACCCAGCACATCGGGGCGACGGCCGTCCCGCTCGATATCATCTCCACGATCGCCGGCGACCTCGTCGACCCCGACGACTTCGATCTGCCCGGTCTCCTCTTTATCGACACGCCGGGGCACCACTCCTTCACGACGCTGCGCTCCCGCGGCGGTGCGCTGGCCGATATCGCCATCCTCGTCGTCGACGTCAACGACGGCTTCCAGCCTCAGACGCTCGAAGCGCTCGATATCCTCAAGCGCTCGGAGACGCCGTTTATCGTCGCCGCGAACAAGATCGACACTGTTCCCGGATGGAACGAAAACGAGGACTCGCCGATCAACGACACCTACGAGTCCCAGTCCGACCGCGTCCGGTCGCGCCTCGACGAGCAACTCTACGAGATCATCGGCAACCTCTCGGACGAAGGCTTCTCCGCCGACCTCTACTGGCGCGTCCAGAATTTCCAGCGCAACGTCGGCGTCGTCCCCGTCTCCGCGATGACCGGCGAGGGCGTCCCGGACCTGCTTGCCGTCATGATGGGGCTCTCCCAGCGGTACATGAAAGAGGAGATGGAGATCGACGTGCAGGGGCCGGGCGTCGGCACCGTCCTCGAGGTCAAAGACGAGAAGGGGTTCGGAACGACGATCGACACCGTCCTCTACGACGGGACGATCCGCGCGGACGACCAGCTCGTCGTCGGCGGACAGAACGAACCGATCGTCACCGACGTCCGGGCCCTGCTCCAGCCCCGACCGCTCGCCGAAATTCGAACCGAGAGCCGGTTCGAAAAAGTCGACGAGGTCGGCGCCGCGGCGGGTATCAAGGTCGCCGCGCCCGAACTCGACGAGGCGATGGCCGGCGCGCCGGTTCGGGTCGTCCGCAACCGCGACCTCAACGACGTGATTCAGGAGGTCCAGGCCGAACTCGCCGATATCGCCGTCGACACCGGGGAGGAGGGCGTCGTCGTCAAGGCAGACACCCTCGGCAGCCTCGAGGCGATGGCCGACGCTTTAGACGAGGCGGAAGTGCCGATCGTCCGCGCGGAGGTCGGCGACGTCGCGCCGCGGGACGTCTCGGTCGCCTCGACGGCCGACGATCCGAAACAGCGGGTCATCCTCGGGTTCAACGTCGACACGCTCTCGGACGCCGAGCGCCGGGCCGAGGCCGACGACGTCACGATCTTCACCGACGAGGTCATCTACCAGCTCATCGAGGAGTACGAGGAGTTCGTCGAGGAGATGGAACAGGCCCAGCAGTCCACGATTCTCGAGAACATCTCGCGGCCAGCTCGGTTCCGCATCCTGCCGGATCACACGTTCCGCCAGAACGATCCGGCGGTCGTCGGCGTCGAAGTCAATTCGGGCACCGTCCAGAACAACGCGAACGTCGTGAAGTTCGAGGGCAACGAGCCCGATCGCGTCGGCCAGATCAAGGGCATCCAGGAGCAGGGCGAGGACGTCGACGAGGCCCGCGCGGGCGACCGCGTCTCGGTCGCGATCGACGGCCCGACGGTCGGCCGCCAGATCGAGGAGGACGACGAACTCTGGATCGAGATCCCCGAAAAGCACGCGAAGATCTTAGAGCAGGAACTGGCCGACGACATCCCGGCCGACGAACTCGAGGCGCTGAACATGTTCCTCGACAAGCAGCGCAGCCGCGACCCGTTCTGGGGCAAGTAA
- a CDS encoding cyclophilin-like family protein — MSDLTISVDDLELEATWTDEAPETRRALENALPVAGDAVRWGDELYIDAALDAPLESEREVVPEGAITYWPAGNKLCLFWGPTPASVEDEPRAAAPVSVVARVTDVDPLAAVDGSARLELESAEDS, encoded by the coding sequence ATGAGCGACCTCACGATCTCCGTCGACGATCTCGAACTCGAGGCCACCTGGACCGACGAGGCGCCCGAAACGCGTCGCGCGCTCGAGAACGCGCTGCCGGTAGCCGGCGACGCCGTTCGGTGGGGCGACGAACTCTACATCGACGCGGCGCTCGACGCGCCGCTCGAGAGCGAGCGCGAGGTCGTCCCCGAGGGAGCGATCACCTACTGGCCTGCGGGGAACAAACTCTGTCTGTTCTGGGGGCCGACGCCCGCCAGCGTCGAAGACGAGCCCCGAGCCGCCGCCCCCGTGAGCGTCGTTGCGCGCGTTACGGACGTCGACCCGCTCGCTGCGGTCGACGGCAGCGCACGGTTGGAACTCGAGTCCGCCGAGGATAGCTGA
- the pyrG gene encoding glutamine hydrolyzing CTP synthase — translation MPTESDTDYDPTLGNKFIFVTGGVMSGLGKGITAASTGRLLKNAGFDVTAVKIDPYLNVDAGTMNPYQHGEVYVLKDGGEVDLDLGNYERFLDVDMTSDHNITTGKTYQHVIEKERAGDYLGKTVQIIPHITDDIKRRIREAAEGTDVCIVEVGGTVGDIEGMPYLEALRQFAHEEPEENVLFTHVTLVPYSKNGEQKTKPTQHSVKEVRSIGLQPDIIVGRCEDRLEPKTKEKIALFCDIPTEAVFSNPDVEDVYHVPLMVEEEGLDQYVLEHFGLADEALPEGERANEWREIVTTDQTDEIDIALVGKYDLEDAYMSIHESLKHAGFELGVDVNVHWVHADGMADAYDDQLEDVDGIIVPGGFGMRGTEGKIRAVQYARENDVPFLGLCLGFQMAVVEYARNVLGLEDAHSAEMDEETPHPVIDILPEQYEVEDMGGTMRLGEHTTVIEPETLAYELYGDTSCSERHRHRYEVNPEYFDQFEDEPLTFSGTAGNRMEILEHEDHPFFFGTQFHPEYKSRPGQPSPPFVGLVESVLEQTGAGADAVETETAETDADTDAETEVTH, via the coding sequence ATGCCGACGGAATCGGACACTGATTATGACCCCACACTGGGGAACAAGTTCATCTTCGTCACCGGCGGCGTTATGTCGGGGCTCGGCAAGGGGATTACGGCCGCGAGCACCGGCCGGCTCCTGAAAAACGCCGGCTTCGACGTGACCGCCGTGAAGATCGATCCGTATCTGAACGTCGACGCGGGGACGATGAACCCCTACCAGCACGGGGAGGTGTACGTCCTCAAGGACGGCGGCGAGGTCGACCTCGACCTGGGGAACTACGAGCGGTTCCTCGACGTCGACATGACCTCGGACCACAACATCACCACGGGGAAAACGTACCAGCACGTCATCGAGAAGGAGCGTGCCGGCGACTACCTGGGCAAGACGGTCCAGATCATTCCCCACATCACCGACGACATCAAGCGCCGCATTCGCGAGGCGGCCGAAGGCACCGACGTCTGTATCGTCGAGGTCGGCGGCACCGTCGGTGACATCGAGGGGATGCCCTACCTCGAGGCGCTGCGCCAGTTCGCCCACGAGGAACCGGAGGAGAACGTCCTCTTTACGCACGTCACCCTCGTCCCGTACTCGAAGAACGGCGAGCAGAAGACCAAGCCCACCCAGCACTCGGTCAAGGAAGTGCGCTCGATCGGACTCCAGCCCGACATCATCGTCGGCCGCTGCGAGGACCGCCTCGAGCCCAAGACCAAGGAGAAGATCGCGCTGTTCTGCGACATTCCCACTGAAGCCGTCTTCTCCAACCCGGACGTCGAGGACGTCTACCACGTCCCGCTGATGGTCGAGGAAGAGGGGCTCGACCAGTACGTCCTGGAGCACTTCGGGCTGGCCGACGAGGCCCTGCCGGAAGGCGAGCGCGCCAACGAGTGGCGCGAGATCGTCACCACGGACCAGACCGACGAGATCGACATCGCGCTGGTCGGCAAGTACGACCTCGAGGACGCGTACATGTCGATCCACGAGTCGCTGAAACACGCCGGCTTCGAACTCGGCGTCGACGTCAACGTCCACTGGGTTCACGCCGACGGGATGGCCGACGCGTACGACGACCAACTCGAGGACGTCGACGGGATCATCGTCCCCGGCGGCTTCGGGATGCGCGGCACCGAGGGGAAGATCCGGGCGGTTCAGTACGCCCGCGAGAACGACGTGCCCTTCCTCGGGCTCTGTCTGGGCTTCCAGATGGCCGTCGTCGAGTACGCCCGCAACGTGCTGGGCCTCGAGGACGCCCACTCCGCGGAGATGGACGAGGAGACGCCCCATCCGGTCATCGACATCCTGCCCGAGCAGTACGAGGTCGAGGACATGGGCGGGACGATGCGGCTGGGCGAGCACACGACCGTCATCGAACCCGAGACGCTGGCCTACGAGCTGTACGGCGACACGTCCTGCTCGGAGCGTCACCGCCACCGCTACGAGGTCAACCCCGAGTACTTCGACCAGTTCGAGGACGAGCCGCTGACGTTCTCGGGCACCGCCGGCAACCGGATGGAGATCCTCGAGCACGAGGACCACCCGTTCTTCTTCGGGACGCAGTTCCACCCCGAGTACAAGTCCCGACCCGGCCAGCCGAGCCCGCCGTTCGTCGGCCTGGTCGAGTCCGTCCTCGAGCAGACCGGCGCCGGCGCCGACGCGGTCGAAACGGAGACCGCCGAGACCGACGCGGACACCGACGCCGAAACGGAGGTCACCCACTGA
- the guaA gene encoding glutamine-hydrolyzing GMP synthase: MVDTDTFVPDAVAEIEDEIGDENAVIALSGGVDSSVAAALAYEAIGDRLTPVYVDTGLMRKGETDQIRETFDYMESLRIVEAQDRFLEALEGVTDPEEKREIIGEQFIREFEREAKDADADYLVQGTIYPDRIESEGGIKSHHNVGGLPDVVEFEGIVEPVRDLYKDEVREVARHLGLEEIVAERMPFPGPGLAVRVIGEVTEEKLEVAREANHVVEEELEEYEPWQALAAVIGKATGVKGDNRVHGWVVSVRSVESRDGMTARAQEIDWETLQRIQSRITGTNENVARVVYDVTHKPPATIEYE; this comes from the coding sequence ATGGTAGACACAGACACGTTCGTTCCGGACGCAGTCGCAGAGATCGAAGACGAAATCGGCGACGAAAACGCCGTCATCGCCCTTTCGGGCGGAGTCGACTCCTCGGTCGCCGCCGCGCTGGCCTACGAGGCCATCGGCGACCGGCTGACACCGGTCTACGTCGACACCGGCCTCATGCGCAAGGGCGAGACCGACCAGATCCGCGAGACCTTCGACTACATGGAGTCGCTGCGGATCGTCGAGGCCCAGGACCGGTTCCTCGAGGCCTTAGAGGGCGTCACCGACCCCGAGGAGAAGCGAGAGATCATCGGCGAGCAGTTCATCCGCGAGTTCGAGCGCGAGGCCAAGGACGCCGACGCCGACTACCTCGTGCAGGGGACGATCTACCCCGACCGCATCGAGAGCGAGGGCGGGATCAAGTCCCACCACAACGTCGGCGGGCTCCCCGACGTCGTCGAGTTCGAGGGGATCGTCGAACCCGTCCGCGACCTCTACAAGGACGAGGTCCGCGAGGTCGCCCGCCACCTCGGCTTAGAGGAGATCGTCGCCGAGCGGATGCCGTTCCCCGGCCCCGGCCTCGCGGTTCGGGTGATCGGCGAGGTCACCGAGGAGAAACTCGAGGTCGCCCGCGAGGCCAACCACGTCGTCGAGGAGGAACTCGAGGAGTACGAGCCGTGGCAGGCCCTCGCGGCAGTGATCGGCAAGGCGACGGGCGTCAAGGGCGACAACCGCGTCCACGGCTGGGTCGTCTCCGTGCGCTCGGTCGAGTCCCGCGACGGGATGACCGCCCGCGCCCAGGAGATCGACTGGGAGACCCTCCAGCGCATCCAGTCCCGGATCACGGGGACCAACGAAAACGTCGCCCGCGTCGTCTACGACGTGACGCACAAACCGCCCGCGACGATCGAGTACGAATGA
- a CDS encoding DUF7126 family protein: MSEASKTTRAIVAGPDADGIGEALENEGVAVTRLEGVISRPQLEEAGIVDADLYVLTDVGQATTIPIVCDLTDDIRTVVYTEDSIPEFVKAQLDIAVDPKLLAPAIVAEELLG, translated from the coding sequence ATGAGCGAGGCGTCCAAAACTACGCGAGCGATCGTCGCCGGCCCCGACGCCGACGGCATCGGCGAGGCCCTCGAGAATGAGGGCGTCGCGGTCACGCGCCTCGAGGGTGTCATCTCGCGCCCGCAACTCGAGGAGGCGGGCATCGTCGACGCCGACCTGTACGTCCTGACCGACGTCGGGCAGGCGACGACGATTCCGATCGTCTGCGACCTCACCGACGACATTCGGACGGTCGTCTACACCGAGGATTCGATCCCGGAGTTCGTCAAGGCGCAACTCGATATCGCGGTCGACCCGAAGTTGCTCGCGCCGGCGATCGTCGCCGAGGAACTGCTCGGTTGA